Part of the Acropora palmata chromosome 10, jaAcrPala1.3, whole genome shotgun sequence genome, aaaaagagaggcAAATTTGAAAGCAAGTGAGAAATCAAGAAGAAAAATCTTTTCTCTGAAAAATACTTTCCGTTACTTAACCAAGCATAGGATCTGCCATGGATCACAATAAATGTTCAATATAATCTAATGTAATATAAACAtaaaattctcattttttcttttggttgatgtccaaaaaacatatcaaaaccCAATTTACATGAATAATCGGTTGATAGCATCAAATTTAATTCTCCTCTTCGATTTATGAAAATATAGACCCtttatgaaaaaatatattttcagcACATAACACGCTGCATTAAAAGTTGTACCGTGTAACATGTGACAGtataattttttcaaactaAATGTTGCCGCAACGTGTTGCAAGTCTTGAATAACGTTCACATTcacgcaacattgttgagTGCAGTGTTGGCAAGCTGTATCGCGTATTAATTATAGCAGTTGTTGTCAAGACTGAGAACTCTACAGCGATTGATTGCTTCGAAATAGAACAAAACTTCTGTAGCAAAAATTGCTTATATGCGGAAAACACTGATCCCGATTTACAAACGACGCTCAATTAGATTGAAATGTTCATGGTtacattgcttttgacaaaatcGACTTTAAAAACAGGTATCAACACTAAAAgctaaatatataaatatataggaaagtaaaattaagacatGGTTTAGAACAGTCGACAAAGATAAACAAATGGCACTAATCTCTGCTAAACATTTAACACGTAATATCCCGCATATTGCGATCGGTAGACTCGAACTTGTGCTTACAATTTAAGCCGAAGTAAGGAAGAGACCATACACGAAATTTTCTCCCAAAAAACCTACAAATCCTAAGTATTGAGCAAAGAGCAGTAGGCACACATAAACCACGGACATGGCGTAGCTAAGCACAAAGAATATGACCAAACTCGTAGCCTTCCTGCCGAGCGAACGAGGGATTAGAACTAATGCAAGGAGGTGACTCACGATTTTCGACGACCATGCATGCATATTATGGATTAAGCACTCATTTGCCAAGAAGAGAAACCCTGAAGATATCATTTCACGCCAGCAAGCAAATATATCAGGCCAAGGATATCGCGGCAACGACACTTCCAAACGAAAGAGAAACCGGCTGTcacggtcgaaacgtcgaaCTGATAGTAAAAGGCGCGCAACGCCGCTTTTTGCCGAATTGAAACGACTACACTTCAGGATTCATAGGCAATTGTCACAGAAATAACTCACCGATGGCGTCGAAAACCATCCCCCTTACCTTCATAGCGCTCAGCTTGTTCAGCTAGTTTGgccataaaaatattttgctcTTTATCTCCCATTTTTCTGCGTCAAGAAAGCGAAGACTTCACGAGTACAAACACACTCCACCGGTTTACTTCGCTCAAACCAAGGGCGTTAACCGCAACTAGCGTCCAGCTCCCCGTCTGACAGTTACGTGTCGTTCACGCACGTACGGCGGAAGTTAGTAAGGACCGTCACTGGCATAAGATTGCTATAGCAGCGTATATCAcgcaataaattttttttttcattttgaaagcatCATGCTTTGTGTAAATCATACATATGAAACATTGGTTTGGGAGTATGCAATAATCATCCTTTTTTTGGATGGCGAAATCTTTGCCAGACGTGACGTACTGTACTTATTATAGGCTGATTTGGCAAGAGAACGGGAATGTTCTTGACGACGGCGCGCACAgtacaaatacccaaatatggtcaaattagaacaaCATCCAGACTATCGTCATGTGACGTTCCCGTCCCATTGCTAAATCAGTCTAATATCGAAATGTAGGCGTTTTGATTAACGTAATGCTACAGGAATGCAGATTTCTATTTCCTGAAAATATTGTTGTCTATGTATTAAATGGGAAGCGCCTTTTAACAGCATTCCGAGCTGTAGAGACCCCAGGGAAGTGAATGCagttattttcctttaaatgAATGAATCAACGATAAATTGTTGGTAATAAATTTCTCACTCTATTTAGTCTGCTCTTCTTATTGTATcagaaaaactatttttaataatttatgtaaaattcattaataattcataagagttaTGACCAATCAACAGGCAGTATTTGAGTTACATGAACACCTCTGTAAATGCCAATAGAATTCAACCGGGGTTTGATAACTTTTGATCCAGACTTCTACTCAGCTAATTAGTGTTCATTTACTTTGATACAGATCCCTACCATTTCATTACACAATTACCTTTTACTTGCCATTGTAAACTCCAATACAGATCTCCCTAGATTTTATCTAGTACTTTTAAACTGCTTAATACTGTGGATACTTCTACCAATATGGCTGGTGAAAAAGAAACCTGATCCCAATAAGAATAAAGTACCACTGTACCAAGAAATTAGAGCTCGTCCTCAGTCTAAGAACCTATGAACCTCAAGGATACCTTGAAAGACAGCAAAAGAGCCCAGAGACCATTAAACAATAATAGCCAACCCCTAGCAGAATTTGAAGCCAGTTAAccaaggaaaatattttttttacaaggtTAGTACACTGGTACAAGGTTCTAATCACCCAGATCATCACTCCGGTATGAACAAAAACAGCGAGGTCTACAAACATAGCCTGCAGAGCAGGCATATTTTTGTGGGGATCAAATTTGAATGTCAAGAGGTAATGCCACCAACTTGGATGACAAAAGTGATAGAGGGTTGAGGATAGTCCAAAAATAATCGATAACGATAATCTTACATTAACAGGGGAAGGGGTaggggaagaaaaaaaaaaacatgtcaggAATCTCATTACCTTGCTGTATATCTCAACTTTCATATTTAAACCAATTGCAATGGCAACCATAATCATGGTCATGACAATTTAACAAAGAAGCCAAAGCcatgtattacactgtgataaaacacaaaggcatttgagaacacataggaaatgtcaaaaacacaAACGACAGGCAACTGTTATCTAtatttctcgagtgttctcaaatgtccagATTGTTTTATCAGTGTAATACACAGCTTAgacttcttcatttgctttatgatatagaggaaatgtggcaaaaaaaaaataaaaaacacttATTGTAagttttatactctgataaaacatgggttttttttttaccactaaGAGCATGTGCCAAGTCCTAGCTATATTGTAAATTACATTCAAGGTGTACCTCCTGGGCTGCAAGTGATGTACACAATTTGATAGGTCCCTATCCGCTTCAGGTCAGAATTTGTGAATGAAGACAAAGACTACAAATTCAAGTACAGAACAGTTTTATTCACGTAATTTACACCAACATGTTCAGAATATCATTGCATGTGGGTATTGTCCCTTTTTCAGAGAAAAGGGGGTCTCCATGTACAATTCCAGGTGTTCAACTTCAGCAATCTTGGCAAGAATGTGCTCATCCACTGCTTCCTGCTTTTCAACAAACTCCTGGCTTGGCTTTTCATCCTGGAACAAGGAATAAAATATACAACATTCAACATCTTATACCAAggtctctttttctttttccctttacttaattttaaaattccatacactaaatttaaataacaaGTGATGACTGAAGGCTAACTAGACCCTGGGTGCCAGAGGTTACtcattattagtatttttttctttgacattcTGCTCTCTTCACCGATGAAACCTGGTCCATACCTTAATCTTTAGGGCTATCATGACCACAAAACCTCACTTCCATTTGGGAAATAAGTTCAGATTTCTTGTCAAACCAGTTTGATCCACCACgcagtttgttttgattttcccATAGAGCACGTATGCACAGCAGTGATTCTCAGGAAGACACCGCTCAAAATAGTAGTTTACACTTGGCCTGGCCTTAATGATTCTTGCACAGTTTGAAACATATCATGACACTTCTTTTGCAGTTTAAATTTGTAGCTTACTTTATGGGAGTATGGTTTACATCAAGAGACTTGCATACTAAGCCTAACCTCTTGAGTTTCTTCAGTGAACATATCCTCACTGCgttttctcttctttgccTTCCGCTTAAATAACTCATCTGTTAAACCTTCAGGTAGCTGGAAATCTCCTATATCAATTTTTGTCTTGGTTGCAATGACATATTGCTGTTTAACACGCTTCAATGGAACTTGACTCAGCTTTGATGGtcctgaaaagaaataaacaataatattattattgtttttaatttaacatTGATTGAAACTTTGGCTGCCTTAATTTGCATCTGGAAGCTGGGTGTACAATAAGTTCTTCACACTTTCTATTTAACCACTTCTTTTCCCACTGGCATTTCAGCTTATAACTAAGCCGTGGCCTGTCAAAGTGTAAATGTTCAACTTGAATTGGtaatagtaattattggaccgagtggagtacaattcagggagtaatcgggcgagtaatttcaaaattgcacaagactgatttgaaattactcacccaattactccctgaattgtacaacacaaggtccaattactaattaatcataactataacaaaattcgagaagaatatgacggTGGTACAAAgtatttgacaggttgatatattcaacttctaagctagatgctgaaaaagataacccattcaagtgcaactagcgtgAGCTTGATGAGGcatactgtccaattactcaggcatgtagtgtgcaactgtaaaattaaGGCTCAAATCAGGGCTCCTGATGACCAAtgagattcgagaattttgatatagttatgattacgttatgttattaattttgatgatctacaataataattattgtacagcTAGTCATTTTCAGTCATTACCTGTAACAAGGAGGAGTCCTGAAGTAAGTTGCTTGAGGAAGATTGCTTTCTGCAAAGTTGCacataacaaaaataacttacaATGGTAGACAGAAGACTCCGTGCCCACACAAGTTTAAAGTTAAAGCAAATGATGGATCTCCTAAAGCCCTGGCTAAATGATCAAACATACTCATTCACCATGTTGTTGGAAGACTGTTTAGCCACTTCCCTCAACGCTGCATTTACCTTGAATAGCTTCCTAAGTTTGAACAGCTCAAATAATTTCCCTTCCTTTCACTTTTGCACTTAACTCTAGGATTGCAAGCAATTTGATGCATGATAAATTTTGATAATTGTCATGAATTGTCCTATTAAGtctaaaataaatgtttgttACATCATGTGTAGCAGTTGTATAAGGGTTATTTCTTAGGCTTGGGTTAGAttactgtttttgtcttcttgtggaGTACAGTAGGGCAGGTTTATCAGAAAGATTTCACTTAGAAGGGCAATTAATGACAGTAAACTGCAGTGAGGCTTCGATTATTCTGGTTCTCccatacattttcttttgacttGGAAATTTCAGCTGCAGTATCAACACAAATAGCTGGCAATATTGCCGTTAGCCCGTACATTTTGACAACCCTGGTTTGGaagacacttcatgacctttacTGTCTATTCCTCATCACAACCAATATTGAAGTTGAGCCAAAGTGCCAAAGGATAATTTACAATGCTTATTGAAGTTGACATGCAACAATGGACTTTTAGTGTTGCTGACAAACACAGTTTGATCGTTTCGCTGGCTTACTGACAACTCATGCGAGAGGGAAAGTACAGCCAATGAGGTACAGGTGACCATTGAAATGGAATACACTCCAAGATATTTGTCCATTTAGCCACCATAAGTTGTGTCTGCCAAACAAGACTTTGGATGAAAATGCTTGAAAATCTTATTCAGTACTCAAATACAATTCAGACCCTGTTACAGACCTTTCCTTGATCAATCTCATCAAGAAGAATAAGTATAGTTCCAGGGGTGATAGATGCTCTCAGTTTGATGGGCTTTCTTGGTTTCTTGTTCTTCAGAGGTTTTTTTACGTCCTCTGTTGGATAAAAGCGGGACTATAGAGAGAAAAGCAGGGATCATTAATATACCATACCTGTTGCCTAAATGGTGAAAAAGGAATTACACATactactgcaaagaatgatcATGGCTTGTTTCAGATTACATCAATAAAAAGTGTTCTACAGTTAACAACTAACTTGTTAATATTGATTATTGAAAAAACATAAATTAGAACGCTCCCCTTTGCCTTATAAGATTATAGACTATTTAACCCTCAG contains:
- the LOC141893605 gene encoding uncharacterized protein LOC141893605 → MADADDETLQNGKLGDKKGKKKSRFYPTEDVKKPLKNKKPRKPIKLRASITPGTILILLDEIDQGKKAIFLKQLTSGLLLVTGPSKLSQVPLKRVKQQYVIATKTKIDIGDFQLPEGLTDELFKRKAKKRKRSEDMFTEETQEDEKPSQEFVEKQEAVDEHILAKIAEVEHLELYMETPFSLKKGQYPHAMIF